From a single Sporosarcina oncorhynchi genomic region:
- a CDS encoding ABC transporter ATP-binding protein: MKNPVLEIKNLRTSFNIKGDYYAAVDDVSITVHENEVVAIVGESGCGKSALALSVMGLHNLKNTKLEGQVNFDGQNLLSLSRNALNKVRGKDIGMIFQDPMTALNPLATIGRQIEEPMDYHMKLSASDKKKRVLELLRRVGIKNEQRVYEQYPHELSGGMRQRVVIAIALACDPVLLLADEPTTALDVTIQAQIMDLMKELQNQMKTGIILITHDLGVVAEMADRVVVMYAGEVVEIAEVKELFANPLHPYTRSLLNSIPSNLEGKEKLHVIDGIVPSLQNLDRVGCRFAPRIEWIPAEAHEERPEMHEAEPNHFVRCSCYKTFYFPEDRVGERDYVATESE, translated from the coding sequence TTGAAAAACCCGGTACTGGAAATTAAGAATCTCCGCACCTCTTTCAATATTAAGGGGGATTACTACGCGGCGGTCGACGATGTTTCCATAACAGTTCATGAAAATGAAGTTGTCGCAATAGTTGGAGAGTCAGGTTGTGGGAAAAGTGCCCTGGCTTTGTCTGTTATGGGATTGCACAACTTGAAAAATACGAAACTTGAGGGCCAAGTCAATTTTGATGGTCAGAATCTTTTGTCACTATCCCGGAATGCGTTGAACAAAGTAAGAGGGAAAGACATCGGTATGATCTTCCAAGATCCGATGACAGCACTTAACCCACTAGCGACTATTGGCAGACAGATAGAAGAACCAATGGACTATCATATGAAACTGTCTGCTTCAGATAAGAAAAAACGCGTACTAGAACTTCTTCGCCGAGTCGGCATCAAAAACGAACAACGTGTCTATGAGCAATATCCGCATGAGTTATCAGGGGGAATGAGACAGCGTGTCGTCATTGCTATCGCACTTGCATGCGACCCTGTATTACTTCTGGCGGACGAGCCTACGACAGCCTTGGACGTTACGATTCAAGCCCAAATCATGGACTTGATGAAAGAGTTGCAGAATCAGATGAAAACAGGCATTATCCTGATTACACATGACTTGGGTGTTGTAGCTGAAATGGCCGACCGTGTCGTCGTCATGTATGCAGGAGAAGTCGTTGAGATCGCGGAAGTAAAAGAGTTGTTCGCAAATCCATTGCATCCGTATACACGATCATTGCTGAATTCGATTCCTTCCAATTTGGAAGGGAAAGAGAAACTTCATGTTATTGATGGAATAGTACCATCGCTTCAAAATCTTGATCGAGTCGGTTGCCGATTCGCTCCACGGATCGAATGGATCCCGGCAGAAGCTCATGAAGAAAGACCGGAAATGCATGAAGCCGAGCCGAATCATTTTGTAAGATGCTCATGCTATAAAACGTTCTACTTTCCGGAGGACAGAGTAGGAGAGAGAGATTATGTCGCTACTGAAAGTGAATGA